AACGGCATGCATGACAGTTTCATGCCTCTTGGTGGCATGGTGCCCATGGTCAACATCCTGCTCGGGGAGATCGTTTTCGGCGGCGTCGGCGCGGGTTTGTACGGCATGCTGATGTTTGTCGTGGTTTCCGTGTTCATCGCCGGCCTCATGGTGGGACGAACGCCGGAATATCTGGGCAAGAAGATCGAAGCCTATGACGTGCAAATGAGCATGCTATACCTGCTCATTTTCCCTCTGATCATCCTGAGCTTCGCCGCGGTAACGGTGTCGATGCCGAATCTCGGCTTGAGCAGTCTCGCGAATCATGGGCCGCACGGGTTGAGCGAAATCCTGTACGCATACAGTTCCGCTACAGGGAACAACGGCTCGGCGTTCGCCGGCCTGAACGCCAACACTCATTGGTATAACTACTCGCTTGCCGTGGCGATGTTCTTCGGCAGGTTCATGATGGCGATTCCGATGCTCGCCCTGGCTGGAAGCCTGGTGCAAAAGAAAATTGCGCCTGCCTCTGTGGGCACATTCCCGGTGACGACACCGCTGTTCACCGTGTTGCTCATCGGAGTCATCCTGATTGTTGGGGCCCTAACCTTTTTCTGCGCGCTCTCGCTTGGTCCCGTGCTGGAGCACCTGTTGCTGCGTGCGGGCAACGTCTTCTGACTGAAAGGAAGCTGATGGCCACACAAGCCAAACGTTGGTCACTTTTCGATGCCGCTATTGTTCGTCGCGCGTTCATCGACGCTCTTGCCAAGCTCAACCCACGCACGATGATGCGAAACCCCGTAATGTTCGTGGTGGAGGTTGGCAGTGTCCTGACATCGGTGCTGTTGATAAGCGATGCTCTTGCGCGTCGCGGACACTTTGGCTTCAACCTCCAGATCACGCTTTGGCTCTGGTTCACTGTGCTCTTCGCAAACTTCGCCGAAGCCATGGCCGAAGGCCGCGGCAAAGCACAGGCTGACGCTTTGCGCCAAGCGAAGTCGGAGACCACGGCCTACCGTGTCGTTCGAGATGCCATTGAAGAGATTCCGAGTTCGATGCTGCGTTCAGGGGACGTCGTTCGGGTCAGAGCAGGCCAGATGATTCCTGGCGACGGCGAGGTGATTGAAGGTGTCGCCTCGGTAGACGAATCCGCGATCACCGGAGAGTCCGCGCCCGTCATTCGTGAAGCCGGCGGTGACCGCTCGGCTGTCACCGGCGGAACGCGCGTGCTTTCAGATGTGATCGTCATCCGCATTACTTCGAACCCGGGCGAGACCTTTCTGGATCGGATGATCGCGCTGGTCGAAGGTGCTGAACGCCAGAAGACACCGAACGAGATCGCACTCAACATTCTGCTTGCAGGGTTAACAATCATCTTCCTGCTGGCAGTTGTCACGCTGCAGCCATTCGCCGTCTACTCCGGTGCTCCCCAAACAATCTTTGTGTTGATCTCGCTTCTCGTCTGCCTGATCCCAACAACGATTGGAGGCTTGCTTTCGGCCATTGGAATCGCGGGGATGGACCGCCTGGTACAACACAACGTGCTGGCCACGTCGGGCCGGGCAGTTGAGGCGGCCGGCGATGTGAACACGCTTCTGCTCGATAAGACAGGCACCATCACCCTCGGAAATCGCCAGGCTTCGGATTTTTTGGCAGCGGCTGGGGTTGCAAAAGAGGAGCTGGCCGACGCCGCACAATTCTCCTCGTTGGCGGATGAGACGCCGGAGGGACGATCCATCGTGATCCTTGCAAAGGAGCAGTACAACCTGCGCGGCAGGGAACTCGCCCAACTCGATGCGAAGTTCATTCCGTTCTCCGCGACGACGCGTATGAGCGGGATCGAAGTGGACGGCCGCAGTATTCGTAAAGGCTCAGTCGACGCGATCAGAGCTTATCTGGAAGAGCACGGTTCACAGATGCCGGAGGAAGTTCACCG
This Acidobacteriaceae bacterium DNA region includes the following protein-coding sequences:
- the kdpB gene encoding potassium-transporting ATPase subunit KdpB, which encodes MATQAKRWSLFDAAIVRRAFIDALAKLNPRTMMRNPVMFVVEVGSVLTSVLLISDALARRGHFGFNLQITLWLWFTVLFANFAEAMAEGRGKAQADALRQAKSETTAYRVVRDAIEEIPSSMLRSGDVVRVRAGQMIPGDGEVIEGVASVDESAITGESAPVIREAGGDRSAVTGGTRVLSDVIVIRITSNPGETFLDRMIALVEGAERQKTPNEIALNILLAGLTIIFLLAVVTLQPFAVYSGAPQTIFVLISLLVCLIPTTIGGLLSAIGIAGMDRLVQHNVLATSGRAVEAAGDVNTLLLDKTGTITLGNRQASDFLAAAGVAKEELADAAQFSSLADETPEGRSIVILAKEQYNLRGRELAQLDAKFIPFSATTRMSGIEVDGRSIRKGSVDAIRAYLEEHGSQMPEEVHRTVEEIARSGGTPLVVAENGRALGVIHLKDIVKGGMRERFDQLRAMGIRTVMITGDNPLTAAAIAYEAGVDDFLAEAKPKDKMDLIKREQADGKLVAMTGDGTNDAPALAQADVGVAMNSGTQAAKEAGNMVDLDSNPTKLIEIVAIGKQLLMTRGALTTFSISNDVAKYFAIIPAMFAGVFPVLNALNVMHLHNAQSAVLSAVIFNALIIVALIPLALRGVAYRPMSAAAMLRRNLLVYGFGGIIVPFIGIKAIDMLITALHLA